The Agromyces atrinae genome window below encodes:
- a CDS encoding DUF3117 domain-containing protein yields MAAMKPRTGDGPMEAVKEGRLIIVRVPLEGGGRLVVSVNDAEAKELYDVLGGVVNPA; encoded by the coding sequence ATGGCGGCCATGAAACCACGGACCGGAGACGGGCCAATGGAGGCTGTGAAAGAAGGTCGACTCATCATCGTGCGGGTTCCGCTCGAAGGTGGAGGTCGGCTGGTCGTCTCGGTGAACGACGCTGAGGCCAAGGAGCTCTACGACGTCCTCGGCGGCGTCGTCAATCCTGCATAG
- a CDS encoding carboxylesterase/lipase family protein — MDAGELVVSVESGRVRGGRSRGIRYWRGIPYAAAPTGAYRFRAPRPPEPWAGVRDARRFGPVAPQLHRGQFHGAPRRVPRSEDCLRLDVTVPETRSTSSPLPVLVWVHGGGFSVGSTREYGGVGRALAASGDVVVVSVGYRLGALGWLDLRAYSTPERPIEANLGLQDLVAALRWVRANIAAFGGDTDRVTLIGESAGAAAVTALLTMPSAQGLVAGAIAQSAPPNAVYPPDVTAAWAHEFVGLLGEIADADVESESTGEAADLLHDSDAMLLARATLALTLRAPDAYPGATCLAPVIDGEVLPERPLDAYRDGRAARVPLLIGTNDREGALFEGRIDILPTTKRRIRAVFAATRKRSRRAIKAQYPGLPERRPAADFAGDFTFWYPSIKLAERHSRYAPVFMYRFDAAPRIVTMLGLDATHGLELFPLFGLLGSRRGLAMTALGGRRMLEQLGRRMRAHWIGFAARGAPDEGWPAYDEDTRATLVFDAVDRVELDPRAERRRAWQEFVPHV; from the coding sequence ATGGATGCCGGTGAACTCGTCGTCTCCGTCGAGTCGGGGCGGGTTCGCGGTGGGCGTTCGCGCGGCATCCGGTACTGGCGCGGCATCCCCTACGCGGCGGCGCCGACCGGCGCGTACCGCTTCCGGGCCCCTCGGCCGCCCGAGCCCTGGGCGGGTGTACGCGACGCCCGACGGTTCGGGCCCGTCGCGCCGCAACTGCACCGCGGGCAGTTCCACGGCGCACCCCGCCGCGTGCCGCGGAGCGAGGACTGCCTCCGTCTCGACGTGACGGTGCCGGAAACGCGCTCGACGTCATCCCCTCTGCCCGTCCTCGTGTGGGTGCACGGCGGCGGGTTCAGCGTCGGGTCGACGCGCGAGTACGGGGGAGTCGGCCGCGCGCTCGCCGCGAGCGGCGACGTCGTGGTCGTGAGTGTCGGCTATCGGCTCGGCGCTCTCGGCTGGCTCGACCTCCGCGCCTACTCGACGCCCGAACGCCCCATCGAGGCGAACCTCGGCCTGCAGGACCTCGTCGCGGCGCTCCGCTGGGTGCGGGCGAACATCGCCGCGTTCGGCGGAGACACTGACCGCGTCACTCTCATCGGCGAGTCCGCGGGCGCCGCCGCCGTCACGGCGCTCCTCACGATGCCGTCGGCGCAGGGGCTCGTCGCGGGGGCCATCGCGCAGAGCGCGCCGCCGAACGCCGTGTATCCGCCCGACGTCACGGCGGCGTGGGCGCACGAGTTCGTCGGCCTCCTCGGCGAGATCGCCGATGCGGATGTCGAGAGCGAGTCGACGGGGGAGGCGGCCGATCTGTTGCACGACTCCGACGCGATGCTCCTCGCGCGAGCGACGCTCGCCCTCACGCTGCGCGCACCGGATGCCTATCCGGGGGCGACTTGTCTCGCCCCGGTCATTGATGGAGAGGTGCTCCCCGAGCGGCCGCTCGACGCCTACCGTGACGGCCGGGCGGCGCGCGTGCCGCTCCTCATCGGCACGAACGACCGGGAGGGAGCGCTCTTCGAGGGGCGCATCGACATCCTCCCGACGACCAAGCGACGGATTCGCGCGGTCTTCGCGGCGACCCGCAAACGCTCACGGCGTGCGATCAAGGCGCAGTACCCCGGTCTGCCCGAGCGGCGTCCTGCCGCGGACTTCGCGGGCGACTTCACGTTCTGGTACCCGAGCATCAAGCTCGCCGAACGGCACTCGCGCTACGCGCCGGTCTTCATGTACCGCTTCGATGCCGCGCCGCGGATCGTCACGATGCTCGGCCTCGATGCGACCCACGGTCTCGAACTCTTCCCGCTCTTCGGTCTGCTCGGTTCGCGCCGCGGCCTCGCGATGACGGCCCTTGGCGGTCGGCGGATGCTCGAACAGCTGGGGCGCCGCATGCGCGCGCACTGGATCGGGTTCGCCGCACGGGGCGCACCCGACGAGGGCTGGCCCGCCTACGACGAAGACACCCGCGCGACACTCGTCTTCGACGCCGTGGACCGCGTCGAACTCGATCCGCGCGCCGAGCGCCGCCGGGCATGGCAGGAGTTCGTCCCGCACGTCTGA
- a CDS encoding penicillin acylase family protein translates to MGTDSPRTRRHSALKFLVGLLVTVLVLALVAVGIGWWTVQRSFPETSGRIEVPGLGRAVTVYRDDAGIPQLVAETSDDLFFAQGYVHAQDRFWEMDFRRYVTAGRLSELFGESQVGTDTFIRTLGWRAVAELEWEKMSDESREYYEAYAAGVNAYLDSRSGADLSLEYAVLGLQNAGYEPEPWTPVDSIAWLKAMAWDLRSNLEDEIDRALLATELPAEEVAQLHPGYDFDAQPTIVGGSLIPPGGAAAQTGETGETDADARGSLDATTDDGDDALASSAPAAPAAASSALESLRASLDALPELLGPAGGEIGSNSWVVGGELTDTGLPLLANDPHLGPAMPSIWYQMGLRCQTVSAECPWEVAGYSFSGMPGIVIGHNATVSWGFTNLGPDVADLYIEKVAGTEYELDGVTRPLDIREETIAVAGGDPVQIEIRATERGPLVTGLTDTFGEVASGYPAAAGLPEGEYELSLQWTALSPGRTPEAIFAMNRSANWDQFRAAAELFEVPSQNLVYADTAGNIGYQAPGTVPVRKSGDGTVPLPGWTSANGWSGTVPFDAMPRLFNPPAGYIVTANNAVEQDRRPFLTADWDLGYRAQQIDLRLREHIDAGEPITSEMMSAIQSDTFDANAARFSTVFAELDVDGDAAKGLALLDGWDHRADADSAEAAYFAMFWRALLDGMFADLPDGTAPVGGDRWFRVVDELLDQPDSPYWTNEKLGVAGRDAMLASALDAAWSEGVDLMGGDSDSWRWGRLHTLTITNGSFGESGIAPVEWLFNRGPWELGGGSAIVNAIGWDASQGYTVDWVPSMRMVVDLADFDDSTWINLTGASGHAFHPNYTDQTDRWAAGETRAWPYTLDAVQEAAVNTLQLRPAS, encoded by the coding sequence ATGGGCACCGACTCTCCGCGCACCCGGCGGCACAGCGCACTCAAGTTCCTCGTGGGGCTCCTCGTCACGGTGCTCGTCCTCGCGCTCGTCGCCGTCGGCATCGGCTGGTGGACGGTGCAGCGCTCGTTCCCCGAGACCTCGGGCCGCATCGAGGTTCCGGGTCTCGGTCGGGCCGTGACGGTCTACCGTGACGACGCCGGAATCCCGCAGCTCGTCGCCGAGACATCCGACGACCTCTTCTTCGCCCAGGGCTACGTGCACGCGCAGGATCGCTTCTGGGAGATGGACTTCCGCCGTTACGTGACGGCGGGGCGCCTGTCGGAGCTCTTCGGCGAGTCGCAGGTCGGCACTGACACCTTCATCCGCACCCTCGGCTGGCGTGCCGTCGCCGAGCTCGAGTGGGAGAAGATGAGCGACGAATCGCGCGAGTACTACGAGGCGTACGCAGCCGGGGTGAACGCGTACCTCGACTCGCGCTCGGGAGCCGACCTCTCTCTCGAATACGCCGTCTTGGGCCTCCAGAACGCGGGCTACGAGCCCGAACCCTGGACTCCGGTCGATTCGATCGCGTGGCTCAAGGCCATGGCGTGGGACCTCCGCTCGAACCTCGAGGACGAGATCGACCGCGCGCTCCTCGCGACCGAGCTGCCCGCGGAGGAGGTCGCCCAGCTCCACCCCGGCTACGACTTCGACGCTCAGCCGACGATCGTCGGCGGCTCGCTCATCCCGCCGGGCGGCGCGGCGGCCCAGACGGGCGAGACGGGCGAGACGGATGCCGACGCGCGGGGTTCTCTCGACGCGACGACGGATGACGGCGACGATGCACTCGCATCATCCGCTCCCGCGGCCCCCGCTGCCGCGTCATCCGCTCTCGAGTCGCTGCGCGCGAGCCTCGACGCCCTTCCCGAACTCCTCGGGCCGGCGGGCGGCGAGATCGGCTCGAACTCGTGGGTCGTGGGCGGCGAACTCACCGACACGGGCCTGCCCCTCCTCGCGAACGATCCGCACCTCGGCCCGGCGATGCCCTCGATCTGGTACCAGATGGGGCTCCGCTGCCAGACCGTGAGCGCCGAGTGCCCGTGGGAGGTCGCGGGATATTCCTTCTCGGGTATGCCGGGGATCGTCATCGGACACAACGCGACGGTGTCGTGGGGGTTCACGAACCTCGGGCCCGACGTCGCTGACCTCTACATCGAGAAGGTCGCCGGCACGGAGTACGAGCTCGACGGAGTGACGCGCCCCCTCGACATCCGCGAGGAGACGATCGCCGTCGCGGGCGGCGACCCCGTGCAGATCGAGATCCGCGCGACCGAGCGCGGCCCCCTCGTCACGGGACTCACCGACACGTTCGGCGAGGTCGCGTCCGGCTACCCCGCGGCGGCGGGACTGCCCGAGGGCGAGTACGAACTGTCGCTGCAGTGGACGGCGCTGAGTCCGGGTCGTACCCCCGAGGCGATCTTCGCGATGAACCGCTCCGCGAACTGGGATCAGTTCCGCGCGGCGGCCGAACTCTTCGAGGTACCGTCACAGAACCTCGTCTATGCCGACACGGCGGGCAACATCGGCTACCAGGCGCCCGGCACGGTGCCGGTGCGGAAGAGCGGGGACGGAACCGTTCCGCTGCCCGGCTGGACGAGCGCGAACGGCTGGTCGGGCACGGTGCCCTTCGATGCCATGCCGAGGCTGTTCAACCCGCCCGCCGGCTACATCGTGACGGCGAACAACGCCGTCGAGCAGGACCGCCGTCCGTTCCTGACCGCCGACTGGGACCTCGGCTACCGCGCTCAGCAGATCGACCTGCGCCTTCGTGAGCACATCGATGCGGGCGAGCCGATCACGAGCGAGATGATGTCGGCGATCCAGTCCGACACGTTCGATGCCAATGCCGCGCGCTTCAGCACCGTGTTCGCCGAGCTCGACGTCGACGGCGATGCGGCGAAGGGTCTCGCCCTCCTCGACGGTTGGGACCACCGGGCCGATGCCGACAGCGCGGAGGCGGCCTACTTCGCCATGTTCTGGCGCGCACTCCTCGACGGCATGTTCGCCGACCTCCCCGACGGCACCGCGCCCGTCGGCGGCGATCGCTGGTTCCGCGTCGTCGACGAGCTTCTCGACCAGCCCGATTCTCCGTACTGGACGAACGAGAAGCTCGGCGTCGCGGGCCGAGACGCGATGCTCGCGTCGGCGCTCGATGCTGCGTGGTCGGAGGGAGTCGACCTCATGGGCGGCGACTCCGACTCCTGGCGCTGGGGCCGGCTGCACACCCTCACCATCACGAACGGCTCCTTCGGCGAATCGGGCATCGCCCCCGTCGAGTGGCTCTTCAACCGCGGCCCGTGGGAGCTCGGCGGCGGCTCGGCGATCGTCAACGCGATCGGCTGGGACGCGAGCCAGGGCTACACCGTCGACTGGGTGCCGTCGATGCGCATGGTCGTCGACCTCGCCGACTTCGACGACTCGACGTGGATCAACCTGACCGGCGCCTCGGGGCACGCCTTCCACCCGAACTACACCGACCAGACCGATCGGTGGGCCGCCGGCGAGACGCGCGCCTGGCCCTACACGCTCGACGCGGTGCAGGAGGCCGCGGTCAACACGCTGCAGCTCCGGCCCGCGTCGTAG
- the glsA gene encoding glutaminase A, which translates to MTVDLRDPIRLALARVVEEGRKLEGGDVASYIPELARADPDALGVAIASVRGTIHETGDSDTEFTIQSVSKPFVLALALEQAGLTEVTRHVGLEPSGEPFNAISLDEATGRPFNPMINAGAIVTSSLIDGDSAAEKFAVIRRGLEAFAGRQLDVDDAVFESELESGDRNRALAYLARSAGTLASSVDVATEAYFRQCALLVSARDIAVMAATLAAGGRNPVTGERVVSEAVARWTTAVMSSCGMYDASGAWMVRVGLPAKSGVGGGVAALLPDQFGIGTFSPPLDAQGNSARGVAMLEALSNEYGLHLLMHRGEPLSPISTLDTDRDPIVARLRGELVFSGAEEVLTRLDTLARDGVAIEMDLEGVTRLGPAARLLFRDALKEASASGHDLTVNDPDGLLDEAN; encoded by the coding sequence GTGACCGTCGACCTTCGAGACCCCATTCGCCTGGCACTTGCACGAGTCGTCGAGGAGGGCAGGAAGCTCGAGGGCGGCGACGTCGCGTCGTACATCCCTGAACTCGCGCGCGCCGATCCTGATGCGCTCGGCGTCGCGATCGCGAGTGTGCGGGGCACGATCCACGAGACGGGCGATTCGGACACCGAGTTCACGATCCAGTCGGTGTCGAAGCCGTTCGTGCTCGCCCTCGCGCTCGAACAGGCCGGCCTCACCGAGGTCACGCGGCACGTCGGACTCGAACCGAGCGGCGAGCCGTTCAACGCCATCAGCCTCGATGAGGCGACGGGTCGGCCGTTCAACCCCATGATCAACGCAGGCGCGATCGTGACGAGTTCACTCATCGACGGGGATTCCGCGGCCGAGAAGTTCGCGGTGATCCGGCGTGGACTCGAGGCCTTCGCGGGCAGACAGCTCGACGTCGACGACGCGGTGTTCGAGTCCGAACTCGAATCGGGCGATCGGAACCGCGCTCTCGCCTACCTCGCCCGCTCGGCGGGCACGCTCGCCTCGTCGGTGGATGTCGCGACGGAGGCGTACTTCCGCCAGTGCGCGCTGCTCGTGAGCGCGCGTGACATCGCCGTGATGGCGGCGACACTCGCCGCCGGCGGCCGCAATCCGGTGACGGGTGAGCGCGTCGTGAGCGAGGCGGTCGCGCGCTGGACGACCGCGGTGATGTCGAGTTGTGGCATGTACGACGCCTCGGGCGCGTGGATGGTGCGCGTGGGACTCCCGGCGAAGAGCGGTGTCGGCGGCGGAGTAGCCGCCCTCCTGCCGGATCAGTTCGGCATCGGAACCTTCAGCCCGCCGCTCGACGCCCAGGGCAACAGCGCTCGAGGTGTCGCGATGCTCGAGGCGCTCTCGAACGAGTACGGACTGCACCTCCTGATGCACCGCGGCGAGCCGCTCTCCCCCATCTCGACGCTCGACACCGACCGTGATCCGATCGTGGCCCGCCTGCGCGGAGAACTCGTCTTCTCGGGAGCTGAAGAGGTACTCACCCGGCTCGACACGCTCGCGCGGGACGGCGTGGCGATCGAGATGGATCTGGAAGGAGTCACGCGACTCGGGCCCGCTGCGCGCCTGCTCTTCCGTGATGCGCTGAAGGAGGCGTCGGCATCAGGGCACGACCTCACGGTCAACGACCCTGACGGGCTGCTCGACGAGGCGAACTGA
- a CDS encoding O-methyltransferase — MSEHDLNWKFVDESVVESEPIIRARTQSIELGIEPVSPATGAQLGVLARASRASSIIEVGTGVGVSGLWLLSGSRDAQLTSIDTESEYQQQARSNFHDAGIASARVRLIAGRAGDVLPRMNESSYDIVFIDADPQSAIEYVEHGLRLAKPDGIVLVAHALWRGRVADPARREPVAADFRSLFSELAASHAVVTAISPVGDGLLQIVKRGI, encoded by the coding sequence GTGTCAGAACATGACCTCAACTGGAAGTTCGTCGACGAGTCCGTCGTCGAGTCCGAACCCATCATCCGTGCACGGACCCAGTCGATCGAACTCGGTATCGAACCGGTCTCCCCGGCGACGGGTGCGCAGCTCGGCGTCCTGGCGCGCGCGAGCCGCGCGTCATCCATCATCGAGGTCGGCACGGGCGTCGGCGTCTCCGGTCTCTGGCTCCTCTCCGGGTCGCGCGACGCGCAGCTGACGTCGATCGACACCGAGTCCGAGTACCAGCAGCAGGCCCGGTCGAACTTCCACGACGCAGGCATCGCCTCGGCCCGTGTGCGTCTCATCGCCGGCCGCGCCGGCGATGTGCTGCCGCGCATGAACGAGTCGTCGTACGACATCGTCTTCATCGACGCCGATCCGCAGTCGGCCATCGAGTACGTCGAGCACGGTCTGCGTCTCGCGAAGCCCGACGGCATCGTGCTCGTCGCCCACGCCCTCTGGCGCGGACGGGTCGCCGACCCCGCGCGCCGCGAGCCCGTCGCGGCCGACTTCCGCTCGCTCTTCTCCGAGCTCGCCGCGTCGCACGCGGTCGTCACCGCGATCTCGCCCGTCGGCGACGGCCTGCTTCAGATCGTCAAGCGCGGCATCTGA
- the dapE gene encoding succinyl-diaminopimelate desuccinylase, translating into MTEPTAPALDLSLDSVALTAAVCDFPSVSGDEAALADAIVAALDGLDHLEIIRDGDTVVARTNLGRERRVVIAGHIDTVPINANLPTRYETEDGVRYLWGRGTVDMKGGLAVQLKLAAELTDPVVDITWMWYDHEEVSADLNGLGRLAANRPDLFAGDFAILGEPSNGQVEGGCNGNVRVELRAYGTRAHSARAWVGDNAIHKVAPILERLAAYEPQTVEVEGLDYRESLSAVGISGGIAGNVIPDEAMVHVNYRFAPSKSVADALDHLNELFPEYECTVVDRAEGARPGLDDPLAQQFVAAVGAEPRPKYGWTDVARFSALGIPAVNFGPGDPLKAHADDERVDVRQITHCEASLRAWLTGAA; encoded by the coding sequence ATGACCGAGCCGACCGCGCCCGCCCTCGATCTCTCCCTCGACTCCGTGGCGTTGACCGCCGCGGTGTGCGACTTCCCCTCGGTCTCCGGCGACGAGGCCGCTCTCGCCGATGCGATCGTCGCCGCCCTCGACGGGCTCGACCACCTCGAGATCATCCGCGACGGCGACACGGTCGTCGCCCGCACGAATCTCGGTCGTGAGCGCCGTGTCGTGATCGCCGGTCACATCGATACCGTCCCGATCAACGCGAACCTCCCGACGCGGTACGAGACCGAGGACGGCGTCCGTTACCTGTGGGGCCGCGGAACCGTCGATATGAAGGGCGGCCTCGCCGTCCAGCTGAAGCTCGCCGCCGAACTCACCGACCCCGTCGTCGACATCACCTGGATGTGGTACGACCACGAGGAGGTCTCCGCCGACCTCAACGGCCTCGGCCGCCTCGCCGCGAATCGCCCCGACCTCTTCGCGGGCGACTTCGCGATCCTCGGCGAGCCCTCGAACGGTCAGGTCGAGGGCGGCTGCAACGGCAACGTGCGCGTCGAGCTCCGCGCCTACGGCACTCGCGCGCACTCCGCACGGGCGTGGGTCGGCGACAACGCGATCCACAAGGTCGCGCCGATCCTCGAGCGCCTCGCCGCGTACGAGCCGCAGACCGTCGAGGTCGAGGGACTCGACTACCGCGAGAGTCTCTCCGCCGTCGGCATCTCGGGAGGGATCGCCGGCAACGTCATCCCCGACGAGGCCATGGTGCACGTGAACTACCGCTTCGCCCCGTCCAAGTCGGTCGCCGATGCTCTCGACCACCTGAACGAGCTCTTCCCCGAGTACGAGTGCACGGTCGTCGACCGCGCCGAGGGCGCACGCCCCGGCCTCGACGACCCGCTCGCGCAGCAGTTCGTCGCCGCGGTCGGCGCCGAACCGCGACCGAAGTACGGCTGGACGGACGTCGCCCGCTTCAGCGCCCTCGGCATCCCCGCCGTGAACTTCGGACCGGGCGACCCGCTCAAGGCCCACGCCGACGACGAGCGCGTCGACGTGCGCCAGATCACGCACTGCGAGGCGTCCCTCCGCGCCTGGCTCACCGGCGCGGCCTGA
- the dapD gene encoding 2,3,4,5-tetrahydropyridine-2,6-dicarboxylate N-succinyltransferase, protein MPSTSLSRPAWGSGLATVSAGGTVLDTWFPSPALGSAPAEPWLAASSLDDGAGPDERRAVTVEVVTVEIDLDAAPAGTSDAYLRLHLLSHLLVEPNSINLDGIFGHLPNVVWTNAGAVHPDDFARLRPALQRSGIHATGIDKFPRLLDFVVPAERVRIADASRVRLGAHLAPGTTVMHEGFVNFNAGTLGTSMVEGRISQGVVVGDGSDIGGGASIMGTLSGGGTEKVVIGERALLGANAGVGISIGDDSVVEAGLYVTAGTKVVLVGDGESRAVKARELSGVPNLLFRRNSISGAVEALSRTGSGITLNADLHA, encoded by the coding sequence ATGCCTTCGACCTCTCTCAGCCGCCCCGCGTGGGGCTCCGGACTGGCCACCGTCTCCGCCGGCGGAACCGTGCTCGACACGTGGTTCCCCTCCCCCGCACTCGGCAGCGCTCCCGCTGAGCCGTGGCTCGCGGCATCCTCCCTCGATGACGGAGCCGGCCCCGACGAGCGCCGTGCCGTCACGGTCGAGGTCGTCACCGTCGAGATCGATCTCGACGCCGCCCCCGCCGGCACGAGCGACGCGTACCTCCGCCTGCACCTGCTCTCGCACCTGCTCGTCGAGCCCAACTCGATCAACCTCGACGGCATCTTCGGGCACCTCCCGAACGTCGTGTGGACGAACGCGGGCGCCGTGCACCCCGACGACTTCGCGCGACTGCGCCCCGCGCTCCAGCGCTCGGGCATCCACGCGACGGGAATCGACAAGTTCCCGCGCCTCCTCGACTTCGTCGTGCCCGCCGAGCGCGTCCGTATCGCGGATGCCTCGCGCGTGCGACTCGGAGCGCACCTCGCGCCGGGCACGACCGTCATGCACGAGGGCTTCGTGAACTTCAACGCCGGCACTCTCGGCACCTCGATGGTCGAGGGACGTATCTCGCAGGGCGTCGTCGTCGGCGACGGCAGCGACATCGGCGGTGGCGCGTCGATCATGGGCACCCTCTCCGGCGGTGGAACCGAGAAGGTCGTCATCGGCGAGCGTGCGCTCCTCGGCGCGAACGCGGGCGTCGGCATCTCGATCGGCGACGACTCGGTCGTCGAAGCCGGCCTCTACGTCACAGCGGGCACCAAGGTCGTGCTCGTCGGCGACGGAGAATCGCGCGCCGTCAAGGCACGCGAGCTGTCGGGCGTGCCGAACCTGCTGTTCCGTCGCAACTCGATCTCGGGCGCCGTCGAGGCGCTCTCGCGCACGGGATCGGGCATCACGCTCAACGCCGACCTGCACGCCTGA
- a CDS encoding BCCT family transporter gives MPTTSTRSAVNRWVFWPAASIIVAFVAFTLIAPGTAEAVFGAIQSSIVNAFNWYYVLIAAFFVIFSLWLGFSRFGDIKLGRDDDEPEFSLMSWFSLLFAAGMGIGLVFYGVSEPLSHFVDPRPGVVGTEAQLAQQALSQTYLHWGVHAWSIYVVVGVALAYAIHRRRRPISIRWTLEPLLGSRVRGGWGNVIDIVALVGTLFGVATSLGLGVLQISSGLSTAGIADPDITTQIVIIVVITGFVLFSVLSGIGRGMKWLSNINLVLAGLLVIYLLSVGPTLFLLREFVQSLGNYIQNFIGLSFTVNAFTGAEGEAWQASWTSFYWGWWISWAPFVGIFIARISKGRTVRQFVAGVILVPTLIGILWFAVLGGSALAMQLSGDVDLTGPDGTVDLQAALFEMLANVPGGTLVSIGVIVLIGIFFITSADSGALVMSMIATGGDPEPKRWARIFFTVITSALAIALLLAGGLDALQTAAIIIALPFSIVMLLMCWSTVIAFTRERRAYDRARRDQFIDRIGEIYGLEVEEPIERGALRPPAWWKPRGSAANRSASRGFGRPTAARGDDSPDAASPESAPDTDE, from the coding sequence ATGCCCACAACGAGTACACGTAGCGCAGTCAATCGGTGGGTCTTCTGGCCGGCGGCATCGATCATCGTCGCCTTCGTCGCCTTCACCCTCATCGCCCCCGGTACGGCCGAGGCCGTGTTCGGTGCGATCCAGTCGAGCATCGTCAACGCCTTCAACTGGTACTACGTGCTCATCGCGGCGTTCTTCGTCATCTTCAGCCTGTGGCTCGGTTTCAGCCGCTTCGGCGACATCAAACTCGGACGCGACGACGACGAGCCCGAGTTCTCCCTCATGTCGTGGTTCTCGCTGCTGTTCGCCGCCGGCATGGGCATCGGCCTCGTGTTCTACGGCGTGAGCGAGCCGCTCTCGCACTTCGTCGACCCACGACCCGGCGTCGTGGGAACCGAGGCGCAGCTCGCCCAGCAGGCGCTCAGCCAGACATACCTGCACTGGGGTGTGCACGCGTGGTCGATCTACGTCGTCGTCGGTGTCGCGCTCGCCTACGCCATCCACCGCCGTCGCCGGCCGATCTCGATCCGCTGGACCCTCGAGCCCTTGCTTGGGTCGCGCGTGCGCGGCGGGTGGGGCAACGTCATCGACATCGTCGCTCTCGTCGGAACGCTCTTCGGTGTCGCGACATCGCTCGGGCTCGGCGTGCTGCAGATCAGCTCGGGCCTCTCGACGGCCGGCATCGCCGACCCCGACATCACGACCCAGATCGTGATCATCGTCGTCATCACGGGTTTCGTGCTCTTCTCGGTGCTCTCGGGCATCGGTCGCGGCATGAAGTGGCTCTCGAACATCAACCTCGTGCTCGCCGGCCTGCTCGTGATCTATCTGCTCTCGGTCGGCCCGACGCTCTTCCTCCTCCGCGAGTTCGTGCAGTCGCTCGGCAACTACATCCAGAACTTCATCGGGCTCTCGTTCACCGTGAACGCGTTCACGGGGGCCGAGGGCGAAGCGTGGCAGGCCTCGTGGACCTCGTTCTACTGGGGCTGGTGGATCTCGTGGGCGCCGTTCGTCGGCATCTTCATCGCCCGCATCTCGAAGGGTCGCACCGTGCGGCAGTTCGTCGCGGGCGTCATCCTCGTGCCGACCCTCATCGGCATCCTCTGGTTCGCGGTGCTCGGCGGCTCGGCGCTCGCGATGCAGCTCTCGGGCGACGTCGACCTGACGGGCCCCGACGGCACCGTCGATCTGCAGGCCGCGCTCTTCGAGATGCTCGCGAACGTGCCCGGCGGAACGTTAGTCTCGATCGGCGTCATCGTGCTCATCGGCATCTTCTTCATCACGTCGGCCGACTCCGGTGCGCTCGTGATGTCGATGATCGCGACGGGGGGCGACCCCGAGCCGAAGCGCTGGGCGCGCATCTTCTTCACCGTCATCACGTCGGCCCTCGCGATCGCGCTGCTCCTCGCGGGAGGGCTCGATGCGCTGCAGACCGCGGCCATCATCATCGCCCTGCCGTTCTCGATCGTCATGCTCCTCATGTGCTGGTCGACCGTCATCGCGTTCACGCGCGAACGGCGTGCCTACGATCGAGCGCGCCGCGACCAGTTCATCGACCGCATCGGTGAGATCTACGGGCTCGAGGTCGAGGAACCGATCGAGCGGGGCGCCCTCCGGCCGCCCGCGTGGTGGAAGCCGCGCGGGAGTGCCGCGAACCGGAGCGCGTCGCGTGGGTTCGGCCGACCGACCGCCGCCCGTGGGGATGACTCTCCCGACGCTGCCTCACCCGAAAGCGCTCCCGACACCGACGAATAG
- a CDS encoding sec-independent translocase encodes MFGLTFEKLLIIGVIAVFLLGPDRLPHYAAQLGRLVRSLRDMANGAKDRMREEMGPEFDDVDWQKLDPRQYDPRRIIREALADDPFVDAPVKPVVGRAAVGPIARLSADERAPFDSEAT; translated from the coding sequence GTGTTCGGTCTGACCTTCGAGAAGCTTCTCATCATCGGGGTCATCGCTGTCTTCTTGCTCGGACCCGACCGTCTGCCGCACTACGCCGCTCAGCTCGGCCGGCTCGTGCGCTCGCTCCGCGACATGGCGAACGGCGCCAAGGACCGCATGCGCGAAGAGATGGGCCCCGAGTTCGACGACGTCGACTGGCAGAAGCTCGATCCGCGTCAGTACGACCCGCGTCGCATCATCCGTGAAGCGCTCGCCGACGATCCGTTCGTGGACGCCCCCGTGAAGCCGGTGGTCGGTCGGGCCGCCGTCGGCCCGATCGCCCGTCTCAGTGCCGACGAGCGCGCGCCCTTCGACTCCGAAGCGACCTGA